One Phoenix dactylifera cultivar Barhee BC4 chromosome 14, palm_55x_up_171113_PBpolish2nd_filt_p, whole genome shotgun sequence DNA window includes the following coding sequences:
- the LOC103715400 gene encoding adenine DNA glycosylase, translating into MEGAITLFTEIDGLRSSSVFNLGRSLHRALSAAKKIIKKNLQLKFKSSSLPVSTSSSMEGEGRRKGQERKAKRQAKKQQEEEEEKGKAQEAAVVAAAAAVVKDVEDFTEEEAQRIRGSLLQWYDENHRVLPWRTASSSDHQKNNEEARAYAVWVSEVMLQQTRVHTVVAYYNRWMAKWPTLHHLAAASQEEVNEMWAGLGYYRRARFLLEGAKSIVRGGEFPRTAAALRGVKGIGEYTAGAIASIAFNEVVPVVDGNVVRVLSRLKAISANPKEAATVKSFWKLAGQLVDPSRPGDFNQAIMELGATLCSTTNPACSTCPISDKCRAFSLSRNSETVRVTDYPTKVARAKQRHDFAAVCVVQIAEGSDQEVLKDSNKKHAFLLVKRPEEGLLAGLWEFPSVVLDEERMDMGTRRKAMDKYLKKLFNVDVGRNCNVILREHIGEYVHVFSHIRLQMHIELLILTMKGGLKLLGDDEDHSTISWKCVDGSSIDSMGLTSGVRKVYNMIQNFKLKQMSAHPIRAPRKKAKRSSS; encoded by the exons ATGGAAGGAGCGATCACGTTGTTTACCGAGATCGACGGCTTACGTTCGTCCTCGGTTTTCAATTTGGGACGCTCACTCCACCGAGCCCTCTCGGcggcaaaaaaaataataaaaaaaaatctccagcTCAAATTTAAATCCTCATCTCTCCCCGTCTCCACATCGTCATCAATGGAAGGAGAAGGGAGACGCAAAGGCCAGGAGAGGAAAGCCAAGAGACAGGCCAAGAagcagcaagaagaagaagaggagaaaggaaaaGCCCAAGAAGCCGCcgtcgtcgccgccgccgccgccgtcgtcAAAGATGTGGAAGACTTCACCGAGGAGGAAGCTCAGAGAATCAGGGGCTCGCTCCTCCAGTGGTACGACGAGAACCACCGGGTCTTGCCCTGGCGAACGGCGAGCAGCAGCGATCACCAGAAGAATAACGAGGAGGCGAGAGCATATGCGGTGTGGGTGTCGGAGGTGATGCTGCAGCAGACCCGAGTCCACACCGTCGTCGCCTACTACAACCGCTGGATGGCCAAGTGGCCCACCCTCCACCACCTCGCCGCCGCCTCCCAAGAG GAAGTGAATGAGATGTGGGCTGGCTTGGGGTATTACAGGAGGGCGCGCTTTCTATTGGAG GGGGCCAAGTCCATTGTTCGAGGAGGAGAATTTCCTCGAACAGCTGCTGCGCTTCGTGGGGTTAAAGGGATAGGAGAGTACACAGCAGGGGCTATTGCTTCTATAGCTTTCAATGAG GTGGTCCCTGTTGTTGATGGAAATGTAGTAAGGGTGCTCAGCAGGCttaaagccatctctgcaaacCCAAAAGAAGCTGCTACTGTCAAGAGTTTCTG GAAGCTAGCTGGGCAGCTAGTTGATCCTTCAAGACCGGGAGATTTCAACCAAGCCATAATGGAACTCGGGGCAACCTTGTGCAGCACCACCAACCCTGCATGTTCTACATGCCCAATTTCTGACAAGTGTCGTGCATTTTCACTCTCCAGAAACAGTGAAACAGTCAGGGTCACAGATTATCCGACAAAGGTTGCGAGGGCCAAGCAGCGCCATGATTTTGCTGCTGTTTGTGTTGTTCAAATAGCAGAAGGTTCTGATCAGGAGGTTCTGAAGGATAGCAACAAGAAACATGCATTTCTTCTGGTCAAAAGGCCAGAAGAAGGATTGCTTGCTGGGCTCTGGGAGTTCCCATCAGTTGTATTAGATGAAGAAAGGATGGATATGGGTACGAGGAGAAAAGCAATGGATAAGTATCTGAAGAAGTTATTTAATGTTGATGTGGGAAGAAATTGCAATGTGATTCTAAGAGAACATATTGGGGAGTATGTTCATGTTTTCTCTCATATTCGACTccaaatgcacattgagttgtTGATCTTGACCATGAAAG GTGGTTTGAAGCTATTGGGAGATGATGAGGATCACAGCACGATATCATGGAAATGTGTGGATGGAAGTTCTATTGATAGCATGGGACTAACATCTGGAGTACGAAAG GTCTACAATATGATTCAGAATTTTAAACTGAAACAAATGTCAGCACATCCAATCAGGGCACCAAGGAAGAAGGCGAAAAGATCAAgttcatga